The Vibrio nitrifigilis genome window below encodes:
- the gloA gene encoding lactoylglutathione lyase produces MSNNRILHTMLRVGNLDTSIEFYTNIMGMKLLRKNENTEYKYTLAFLGYGEESETAVIELTYNWGVESYDLGNAYGHIAIGVDDIYATCDAIKAAGGKVTREAGPVKGGSTHIAFVEDPDGYKIELIQNSQANSGLEG; encoded by the coding sequence ATGTCAAACAATCGCATCCTACATACTATGTTACGCGTTGGTAACCTCGACACCTCGATCGAATTTTATACCAACATCATGGGTATGAAGTTACTCCGCAAAAACGAAAATACCGAATATAAGTATACTCTCGCTTTTCTCGGCTATGGCGAAGAATCAGAAACTGCCGTTATCGAACTGACCTATAACTGGGGAGTTGAAAGCTATGACCTAGGTAACGCTTATGGTCATATTGCGATTGGTGTTGACGATATTTACGCAACTTGTGATGCCATTAAAGCCGCTGGCGGAAAAGTAACCCGTGAAGCAGGCCCTGTTAAAGGTGGCAGCACACACATCGCATTTGTTGAAGACCCAGACGGATACAAAATCGAATTAATTCAAAATTCCCAGGCTAATTCAGGCCTAGAAGGCTAA
- a CDS encoding electron transport complex subunit E: MNSENKLLMKNGMWDNNPALVQLLGLCPLLAVSSTITNALGLGLATMLVLVSSNVVVSLVRDYVPKDVRIPVFVMIIASLVTCVQLLMNAYAYGLYLSLGIFIPLIVTNCIIIGRAEAFASKNAVLPSALDGFWMGLGMTTVLMVLGSLREIIGNGTLFDGADLLLGDWAKVLRIEVFHFDSSFLLALLPPGAFFGVGFLIAAKNVLDKKMAQRHPQESKPEIERARVTNA, translated from the coding sequence ATGAACAGTGAAAACAAACTATTGATGAAAAATGGCATGTGGGATAACAACCCTGCCTTAGTCCAGTTGTTAGGATTGTGTCCTCTACTGGCGGTATCATCAACAATCACGAATGCGTTAGGGCTCGGCCTTGCGACTATGCTCGTTCTAGTCAGTTCGAATGTCGTGGTTTCATTAGTTCGTGACTACGTACCAAAAGATGTGCGTATTCCCGTTTTTGTCATGATCATCGCCTCCTTGGTGACATGCGTACAACTATTAATGAATGCCTATGCTTACGGACTCTACCTATCGTTAGGCATATTCATCCCCTTGATCGTCACCAACTGCATCATCATTGGTCGCGCAGAAGCATTTGCCTCTAAAAATGCTGTTCTGCCATCGGCCTTAGATGGTTTTTGGATGGGGCTAGGTATGACTACAGTGCTAATGGTTTTGGGGTCCTTACGTGAAATTATTGGCAACGGAACGTTATTCGATGGTGCCGATCTGTTATTAGGTGACTGGGCCAAAGTACTCCGTATCGAAGTTTTCCACTTTGATAGCAGTTTCTTACTGGCATTATTACCGCCTGGGGCATTTTTTGGAGTCGGTTTTCTTATTGCCGCTAAAAATGTACTAGATAAAAAAATGGCTCAACGCCACCCTCAAGAAAGTAAACCTGAAATCGAACGCGCTCGCGTTACCAATGCCTAA
- a CDS encoding Na+/H+ antiporter family protein, with protein MNPVVISVCIMLLLALMRINVVVALTFSAIVGGLVSGMSLTDAVAAFESGLGGGATIALSYAMLGTFAVAISRSGITDLLAQYVIKKLHGKEHGAATIGLKYLVLVALLLMAISSQNVIPVHIAFIPILIPPLLGVFAKLKLDRRLIACVLTFGLITPYMILPIGFGGIFLNNILLKNLHDNGLAHVTAAQVPTAMLLPGAGMVFGLLVAIFFSYRKPREYKETHYTSTEQKHVTLNKKHIVVAIIGIIAALAVQLATGSMIIGALAGFMVFTFGGVIAWKETHDVFTQGVHMMAMIGFIMIAAAGFAAVMKQSGGVESLVQALSTSIGDNRPLAALLMLVVGLLVTMGIGSSFSTIPIIATIYVPLALAFGFSPMATIALVGTAAALGDAGSPASDSTLGPTSGLNIDGQHEHIWETVVPTFVHYNIPLIIFGWIAAMVL; from the coding sequence ATGAATCCTGTCGTTATTTCTGTCTGTATCATGCTACTTCTAGCATTGATGCGCATCAATGTCGTCGTTGCACTTACTTTTAGTGCCATCGTCGGCGGTTTGGTCTCGGGTATGAGCCTTACCGATGCTGTCGCTGCCTTTGAAAGTGGCTTAGGTGGCGGTGCCACTATTGCTCTAAGTTACGCTATGTTAGGGACCTTTGCTGTCGCTATCTCGCGCTCGGGAATTACTGATTTACTTGCTCAATACGTCATTAAGAAATTACATGGCAAAGAGCACGGCGCTGCAACTATTGGCCTAAAATACTTAGTTCTTGTTGCCCTACTTTTGATGGCAATTTCGTCTCAAAATGTTATTCCTGTTCATATCGCCTTTATCCCAATTTTAATTCCACCATTACTTGGCGTTTTTGCAAAACTTAAACTCGATCGCCGTTTAATTGCTTGTGTACTCACTTTTGGCTTAATCACACCTTATATGATCCTGCCTATCGGCTTCGGTGGCATTTTCTTAAATAACATTCTGCTCAAAAACCTACACGATAACGGCCTAGCTCACGTAACGGCTGCACAAGTTCCAACAGCAATGCTGTTACCAGGTGCGGGAATGGTATTCGGTCTTTTAGTCGCCATATTCTTTAGTTACCGTAAACCTCGTGAATATAAAGAAACGCACTATACGTCTACTGAGCAAAAACATGTTACGTTAAATAAAAAACATATTGTCGTTGCTATTATCGGTATTATTGCGGCGCTTGCAGTTCAATTAGCAACAGGGTCTATGATTATTGGTGCCCTAGCCGGCTTCATGGTTTTCACCTTTGGTGGTGTTATCGCATGGAAAGAAACTCATGATGTATTCACCCAAGGTGTACATATGATGGCAATGATCGGGTTTATCATGATTGCAGCAGCGGGATTCGCAGCGGTAATGAAACAGTCTGGTGGCGTTGAATCATTAGTTCAGGCATTATCAACGAGTATTGGCGATAACCGTCCTCTAGCTGCGCTATTGATGTTGGTTGTCGGTCTACTTGTAACTATGGGTATTGGTTCATCATTTTCAACCATTCCAATCATCGCAACCATCTACGTACCTCTCGCTCTCGCTTTTGGCTTTTCACCAATGGCGACCATTGCTCTGGTAGGTACTGCAGCAGCGTTGGGGGATGCGGGTTCACCAGCTTCCGATTCTACCTTAGGCCCAACGTCGGGTTTAAATATTGATGGCCAGCATGAGCACATATGGGAAACCGTGGTTCCCACTTTTGTTCACTATAATATCCCATTGATCATCTTCGGCTGGATAGCTGCTATGGTTTTATAG
- the rsxB gene encoding electron transport complex subunit RsxB has product MSTILIAVLALAVLAAIFGAILGFASVRFKVEADPIVDQIDAILPQTQCGQCGYPGCRPYAEAIANGDNINKCPPGGQATIEKLADLMGVEVQESAHELEDVKKVAFIHEDMCIGCTKCIQACPVDAIVGGTKAVHTVIKDECTGCDLCVAPCPTDCIEMIPIEATPDTWKWQLNAIPVVNVTETESHAQSSVK; this is encoded by the coding sequence ATGAGTACAATACTAATCGCGGTATTAGCTCTTGCTGTACTTGCCGCCATATTTGGTGCCATTCTCGGTTTTGCTTCTGTACGCTTCAAAGTTGAAGCGGATCCAATTGTCGATCAAATTGATGCCATTTTGCCACAAACTCAATGTGGCCAATGTGGTTATCCTGGTTGCCGACCTTATGCAGAGGCGATTGCCAATGGTGACAATATCAATAAGTGCCCTCCTGGTGGTCAAGCCACAATTGAAAAACTGGCCGACCTCATGGGCGTGGAAGTTCAAGAATCAGCCCATGAGTTAGAAGACGTCAAAAAAGTTGCTTTTATTCATGAAGACATGTGTATCGGCTGTACAAAATGCATTCAAGCCTGCCCCGTTGATGCGATTGTTGGCGGCACGAAAGCGGTTCATACCGTTATCAAAGACGAGTGTACCGGTTGCGATCTTTGTGTCGCTCCGTGTCCAACCGACTGCATCGAAATGATTCCCATTGAAGCGACTCCCGATACTTGGAAGTGGCAGCTTAATGCGATTCCAGTTGTTAATGTTACCGAAACTGAGTCTCACGCTCAGAGCAGTGTGAAGTAA
- the rnt gene encoding ribonuclease T — translation MNNTDEALTLKKRFRGYFPVVIDVETAGFNAKTDALLEICAVTLRMDEHGDLHPASTIHFHVEPFEGSNLEPAALEFNGIHDPFSPLRGAVSEDYALKEIYKQVRKEQKDADCSRAIIVAHNAAFDHGFVMAANERCKLKRVPFHPFATFDTATLAGLAYGQTVLAKACRTAGMDFDNKEAHSALYDTEQTAQLFCGIVNKWKALGGWPLISDDEKN, via the coding sequence ATGAATAATACCGATGAAGCTCTAACCCTGAAAAAACGCTTTCGTGGCTATTTTCCAGTGGTTATCGATGTAGAAACTGCGGGGTTTAATGCCAAAACCGACGCCTTGTTAGAAATCTGTGCTGTTACACTTCGCATGGACGAACATGGCGATCTCCATCCAGCCTCAACCATTCACTTTCATGTTGAACCTTTCGAAGGATCTAATTTGGAGCCTGCCGCTCTTGAATTTAACGGTATCCACGATCCTTTTAGCCCACTGCGTGGGGCAGTAAGTGAAGATTACGCGCTTAAAGAAATCTACAAACAAGTGCGTAAAGAGCAAAAAGATGCCGATTGCAGCCGAGCAATCATCGTGGCACATAACGCAGCATTTGATCACGGTTTTGTTATGGCAGCCAATGAGCGTTGTAAGCTTAAACGGGTACCTTTCCATCCTTTTGCTACCTTTGATACAGCCACCTTAGCTGGCCTTGCCTATGGGCAAACTGTGTTAGCAAAAGCGTGTCGTACCGCAGGAATGGACTTCGATAATAAAGAGGCTCATTCTGCGTTGTATGATACTGAGCAAACTGCACAGCTCTTTTGCGGTATCGTTAATAAATGGAAAGCACTCGGTGGCTGGCCATTAATTAGTGATGATGAAAAAAATTAA
- the nth gene encoding endonuclease III, with product MNNTKRREILERLRENNPHPQTELHWNSPFELLIAVLLSAQATDVSVNKATDKLYKIANTPQTILELGVDGVKEYIKTIGLFNSKAENVIKTCRILIDKHNGEVPENREALEALPGVGRKTANVVLNTAFGWPTIAVDTHIYRVSNRTKFAMGKTVDDVEEKLLKVVPKEFKLDVHHWLILHGRYTCVARKPRCGSCIIEDLCEFKDKVYPEE from the coding sequence ATGAACAACACCAAAAGAAGAGAAATTCTTGAACGACTGCGGGAAAACAATCCCCATCCACAAACAGAGTTGCATTGGAATTCACCATTCGAACTTCTAATTGCCGTATTATTGTCCGCTCAAGCAACTGATGTGAGCGTGAATAAAGCAACAGATAAATTATATAAAATAGCCAATACTCCACAAACGATACTGGAGTTAGGCGTTGACGGTGTGAAAGAATACATCAAAACAATTGGCTTATTTAACTCAAAGGCAGAAAACGTCATCAAAACCTGCCGTATTTTGATTGATAAGCACAACGGCGAAGTTCCAGAAAACCGCGAAGCGCTTGAAGCATTGCCCGGTGTAGGGCGAAAAACTGCAAATGTCGTGCTCAACACTGCATTTGGTTGGCCGACTATCGCTGTTGACACTCACATTTACCGTGTTTCAAATCGGACTAAGTTTGCGATGGGAAAAACCGTAGATGATGTGGAAGAAAAGCTGCTGAAAGTCGTGCCTAAAGAATTCAAACTGGATGTTCACCATTGGCTAATCCTCCATGGTCGCTACACATGCGTTGCGCGCAAGCCTCGCTGTGGTAGCTGCATTATTGAGGATTTGTGTGAATTTAAAGATAAAGTCTACCCTGAAGAATAG
- a CDS encoding DUF2753 family protein, producing MTIKEWEKHTLLADNAMQETDHIRSILHYQQALTLSERLADVEEIELEERLMISVISCHNMADFWRQVGDDQYELKYLELASERVFTLIPQCQNRTCEAFIDSLGCCKKALVEFMKRHPNPKLAQLVKDVDSASTCNLIAKFRLN from the coding sequence ATGACAATTAAAGAGTGGGAAAAACATACGTTACTCGCTGATAATGCGATGCAAGAAACCGATCATATCCGCAGTATTTTACATTACCAGCAAGCGTTAACTCTTAGTGAACGCCTAGCTGATGTAGAAGAAATTGAGCTCGAAGAACGCTTAATGATTTCGGTTATCTCCTGCCATAATATGGCTGATTTTTGGCGTCAGGTGGGTGATGACCAATACGAATTAAAATATCTCGAATTGGCGTCTGAACGGGTATTTACCTTAATCCCTCAATGCCAGAATCGGACCTGTGAAGCATTTATTGATTCACTCGGCTGCTGTAAAAAAGCGCTGGTAGAATTTATGAAACGCCACCCTAATCCTAAATTAGCCCAACTGGTCAAAGATGTAGATAGCGCATCGACGTGCAATTTAATAGCTAAATTCCGTTTGAACTAG
- the rsxG gene encoding electron transport complex subunit RsxG, with the protein MFNAIRKNGAILAIFACITTGIVALTNYLTTGQIKAQEKAQLLSILNQVVPKHLHDNPLANTCTYVTNQALLGTTDAMPAYIGTLDGKPSAVAIESIAPDGYSGAIKIIVGINYQGVITGTRVLSQQETPGLGDKIDIRVTDWILGFTGKQVTKENYDTWKVRKDGGEFDQFTGATITPRAVVKAVRNTVEYVNQHRDELYSAAHHCEVK; encoded by the coding sequence ATGTTTAACGCAATACGAAAAAATGGTGCCATTCTTGCCATCTTCGCTTGTATTACGACAGGTATCGTCGCTTTAACGAATTACCTGACCACCGGACAAATTAAAGCGCAAGAAAAGGCACAATTACTTTCTATTTTGAATCAAGTGGTACCGAAACATTTGCATGATAATCCACTAGCGAACACCTGCACTTATGTCACCAATCAAGCGTTATTGGGGACGACAGATGCCATGCCCGCTTATATTGGGACTCTCGATGGAAAACCAAGCGCAGTTGCGATTGAATCTATCGCTCCCGATGGTTACAGCGGAGCTATAAAGATTATTGTCGGTATCAATTACCAAGGCGTGATAACCGGTACTCGTGTATTGTCTCAACAAGAAACCCCCGGACTCGGTGATAAAATAGATATTCGTGTCACCGATTGGATTCTCGGATTCACGGGGAAACAAGTGACAAAAGAGAATTATGACACTTGGAAAGTGCGTAAAGATGGCGGAGAATTTGATCAGTTTACTGGTGCGACTATAACCCCAAGGGCTGTCGTCAAGGCTGTACGTAACACTGTAGAATACGTCAATCAGCATCGTGACGAACTCTACAGCGCAGCGCATCATTGCGAGGTGAAATAA
- the rsxD gene encoding electron transport complex subunit RsxD, which translates to MAFFIASSPHTHVKRSTSDIMKWVALCAVPGLIAQTYFFGWGTLIQLVFGIIVALSIEAGVMKLRHRPIKRTIGDYSALVTAWLLAVAIPPMSPWWIIVIGLLFAILISKQLYGGLGQNPFNPAMVGYVVLLISFPVQMTSWMAPLPLAPEAVSFHDSASLIFTGYTIDGLSLQQIRSGIDGATMATPLDTIKTFVKAGETLPQIMSKPQFNGIAGVGWEWVNLAYLLGGLILLRLRVINWHIPVAYLGGLLVTALVCTLATGGATASPIIHLLSGATMLGAFFIATDPVTASTTNKGRLIYGAFIGAMVVIIRSWGGFPDGVAFAVLLANMSVPLIDYYTKPRAYGH; encoded by the coding sequence GTGGCCTTTTTTATAGCTAGTTCACCACATACTCATGTGAAGCGTAGTACATCAGACATAATGAAATGGGTCGCACTCTGTGCGGTTCCGGGTTTGATTGCACAAACATACTTTTTTGGTTGGGGTACGCTGATTCAATTAGTGTTCGGCATTATCGTTGCGCTCTCAATCGAAGCCGGTGTAATGAAGTTACGTCACCGCCCAATTAAAAGAACGATCGGTGATTACAGCGCACTGGTTACAGCCTGGTTACTTGCCGTTGCCATTCCTCCAATGTCACCTTGGTGGATCATCGTGATCGGCTTGCTATTTGCCATTTTGATCAGTAAGCAACTCTACGGCGGCCTTGGTCAAAATCCATTTAACCCTGCCATGGTTGGCTATGTGGTCCTGCTTATCTCATTCCCAGTGCAAATGACAAGCTGGATGGCTCCATTACCGCTAGCACCAGAAGCCGTTTCTTTTCATGATTCAGCGTCGCTCATTTTCACTGGATATACCATTGATGGGCTGTCACTGCAGCAAATACGTTCAGGAATAGATGGTGCCACAATGGCAACACCATTAGATACCATTAAAACGTTCGTGAAAGCTGGCGAAACGTTGCCACAAATCATGAGTAAACCACAATTTAATGGTATTGCAGGGGTTGGTTGGGAATGGGTCAACCTCGCCTATTTGCTTGGTGGATTAATATTGCTCCGTCTTCGAGTAATCAACTGGCATATTCCAGTGGCGTATTTAGGTGGATTATTGGTAACGGCATTGGTATGCACCTTAGCGACAGGAGGAGCAACCGCTTCTCCTATCATCCATTTATTGTCTGGAGCAACCATGCTTGGCGCCTTCTTTATTGCGACTGACCCAGTGACAGCATCAACAACCAATAAAGGCCGTTTGATTTATGGCGCATTTATTGGCGCTATGGTGGTCATTATTCGTAGCTGGGGTGGATTTCCTGACGGCGTGGCTTTCGCTGTACTACTTGCTAATATGAGTGTGCCACTGATCGATTACTACACTAAACCTCGCGCCTACGGTCACTAA
- the rsxC gene encoding electron transport complex subunit RsxC: MLSLIEQIKSGKIWDFPGGIHPPENKKQSTKTPLTEAKIPDELILPLKQHIGRAGDLLVEPGMKVLKGQPLTRCNTAFTVPVHAPTSGIITAIEPRTVAHPSGLAEPCIVIQPDFAEQWTELFPQPNYRDQSPLDLIELVRKAGISGMGGAGFPTARKIESGQSKIDILIVNAAECEPYITADDALMREYADEIISGIQIVEHILAPKLTIIGIEDNKPQAVAALEKAAQGFDNIVIRVVPTKYPSGGAKQLIKILTNLEVPSGGRSSDIGQMVMNVGTIQAIKRAIIDGEPLIRRVVTLTGKAFKRPQNVWALLGTPIQSLLDEFGYKEDKKLPRLIMGGPLMGFTLPHAQVPITKIANCILAPTRREISPAKEELACIRCSACADACPASLLPQQLYWHAKAEEYEKCESLDLKDCIECGACAYVCPSDIPLVQYYRQAKAEIRTRRIEAEAAERAKQRFEEKKARMERDKAERENRFKKAAENRRAEMTKSSGGDDAVAAAIARVKAQKSQAANEPQVKPAVAAAIAKAKAKQAEAMQNGAEQPDNSEMTKLREERKRQARERKAKAAQEQPAQQEESDSNGKKDAVAAAIARAKARKAAQQAEPTDVQPDSESVETDTAQDPKKAAVAAAIARAKARKAAQQTEATDVQPDSESVETDTAQDPKKAAVAAAIARAKARKAAQQAEATDVQPDSESVEPDAAQDPKKAAVTAAIARAKARKAAQQAESTDVHPDSESVEPDAAQDPKKAAVAAAIARAKARKAAQQAEATDVQPDSESVEADTEPDPKKAAVAAAIARAKARKAARENEIAAESAEDTTDTAAEEKTAAVASAVAKAKARKVEQERASIKEHDTSGQDDPKKAAVAAAIARAKARKVQKEQNDMNDSEENN, from the coding sequence ATGTTGTCATTAATCGAACAAATTAAATCAGGTAAAATCTGGGATTTTCCCGGAGGCATTCATCCACCTGAGAATAAAAAACAATCGACAAAAACACCGCTAACAGAAGCTAAAATTCCAGATGAGTTGATCTTGCCACTCAAGCAACATATTGGGCGAGCCGGAGATTTACTTGTCGAACCGGGCATGAAAGTATTGAAAGGTCAACCTCTGACCAGATGCAATACTGCGTTTACAGTACCGGTACACGCGCCGACTTCAGGAATCATTACTGCGATAGAACCACGCACAGTAGCTCATCCGTCAGGGTTAGCAGAGCCTTGTATTGTTATTCAACCCGATTTTGCAGAGCAGTGGACTGAATTATTTCCTCAGCCTAATTACCGCGATCAATCACCACTCGATTTAATTGAACTGGTGCGTAAAGCCGGTATTTCCGGTATGGGTGGCGCAGGATTTCCAACGGCACGAAAAATCGAATCGGGCCAATCCAAAATTGACATATTGATTGTTAATGCTGCTGAGTGCGAACCTTACATTACTGCCGACGACGCTTTAATGCGTGAATACGCAGATGAAATCATCTCTGGTATTCAGATTGTTGAGCATATTTTGGCACCTAAGTTGACCATTATTGGTATTGAGGACAACAAACCTCAAGCGGTGGCCGCATTAGAAAAAGCCGCTCAAGGTTTCGACAATATCGTAATACGTGTCGTCCCTACCAAATACCCGTCAGGCGGTGCGAAACAGCTCATTAAAATCCTAACCAACCTTGAAGTGCCAAGTGGTGGTCGTTCATCGGATATTGGCCAGATGGTCATGAACGTGGGTACGATTCAAGCGATTAAACGCGCAATCATTGATGGTGAACCGCTCATTCGCCGTGTCGTGACCCTCACCGGAAAAGCTTTTAAACGTCCGCAAAATGTTTGGGCATTATTGGGCACACCAATCCAATCTTTGTTAGATGAGTTTGGGTACAAAGAAGATAAAAAGCTACCTCGATTAATTATGGGTGGCCCTCTCATGGGCTTTACTCTGCCGCATGCTCAAGTGCCAATTACCAAAATTGCAAACTGTATTTTGGCACCGACTCGCCGAGAAATTTCTCCGGCCAAGGAAGAGCTAGCCTGTATTCGCTGTAGTGCTTGTGCCGACGCCTGCCCTGCCTCTCTACTCCCACAGCAGCTTTATTGGCATGCCAAAGCAGAAGAGTATGAGAAATGTGAATCTCTTGACTTAAAAGATTGTATTGAGTGTGGTGCTTGTGCCTATGTATGTCCAAGTGACATTCCATTAGTGCAATACTACCGACAAGCTAAAGCGGAAATTCGGACGCGTCGTATCGAAGCTGAAGCTGCAGAGCGGGCTAAACAGCGCTTTGAAGAGAAAAAAGCACGAATGGAGCGAGATAAAGCAGAAAGAGAAAATCGCTTTAAGAAAGCCGCCGAAAACCGCCGAGCAGAAATGACAAAATCTAGCGGAGGTGATGATGCGGTTGCGGCTGCGATTGCTCGTGTTAAAGCGCAGAAATCTCAAGCTGCCAATGAACCTCAGGTAAAACCAGCGGTTGCCGCTGCTATTGCAAAAGCAAAAGCTAAACAGGCTGAAGCAATGCAAAATGGTGCCGAGCAACCTGATAACAGTGAAATGACAAAATTACGTGAAGAGCGTAAACGTCAAGCCAGAGAACGTAAAGCAAAAGCAGCCCAAGAACAACCTGCACAGCAAGAAGAATCTGATTCCAATGGTAAAAAGGACGCGGTTGCCGCTGCCATTGCTCGCGCTAAAGCACGCAAAGCCGCTCAACAAGCTGAACCAACAGATGTGCAGCCAGACTCTGAATCAGTCGAGACCGACACTGCGCAAGATCCGAAAAAAGCTGCTGTGGCTGCCGCTATTGCTCGCGCTAAAGCGCGCAAAGCCGCTCAACAAACTGAAGCAACAGATGTCCAGCCAGACTCTGAATCAGTCGAGACCGACACTGCGCAAGATCCGAAAAAAGCCGCTGTGGCTGCCGCGATTGCTCGTGCTAAAGCACGCAAAGCCGCTCAACAAGCTGAAGCAACAGATGTCCAGCCAGACTCTGAATCAGTCGAACCTGACGCTGCACAAGATCCGAAAAAAGCCGCTGTAACTGCCGCGATTGCTCGTGCTAAAGCACGCAAAGCCGCTCAACAAGCTGAATCAACGGATGTCCACCCAGACTCTGAATCAGTCGAACCTGACGCTGCACAAGATCCGAAAAAAGCCGCTGTAGCTGCCGCGATTGCTCGCGCTAAAGCGCGCAAAGCCGCTCAACAAGCTGAAGCAACAGATGTGCAGCCAGACTCTGAATCAGTCGAGGCCGATACTGAGCCAGATCCGAAAAAAGCCGCTGTGGCTGCCGCTATTGCTCGTGCTAAAGCACGTAAAGCTGCCCGGGAGAATGAGATAGCAGCAGAATCTGCAGAAGACACGACTGATACCGCTGCAGAAGAAAAAACCGCTGCAGTAGCATCCGCTGTGGCTAAAGCTAAGGCACGTAAGGTGGAACAAGAACGTGCATCCATTAAGGAACATGACACGTCTGGACAAGACGATCCCAAAAAAGCCGCCGTTGCTGCTGCAATCGCCCGAGCCAAAGCGCGTAAAGTACAAAAAGAGCAAAATGACATGAATGATTCTGAGGAGAACAACTAG